From Thermodesulforhabdus norvegica, the proteins below share one genomic window:
- a CDS encoding GGDEF domain-containing protein, producing MFKEKLTSKLMPRDPKQRLRVERFLLAQISYIVCWSVIMCLYMWGMFRLNFAEMICFIATCAMANGIFYAVFLTGLNRKFAEPSLTIPQIVVATIFIMLTIYFTNSQRGILLIMYFIALIFGVFQLSRRQFLLLSLFALSSYAIVITALLQRHPDVIDIKVEVLQLLVLAVVLVWFSLVGGYISEMRSRLYRMHKNLQQAYQKIEELALHDELTGIYNRRAILGYLKEEIERASRYDIPLSVSLADIDHFKSINDTYGHLVGDKILRELAAHIKGCIRSTDRVGRYGGEEFLIILPHTPISRALSCMERCRSDIEGSLFEGLRITVSFGIAALRPEDDLDSLLSRADKALYEAKNRGRNRVCHE from the coding sequence ATGTTTAAGGAAAAGCTCACTTCGAAGCTTATGCCCCGTGACCCCAAGCAGAGGCTCCGGGTAGAGCGATTTTTGCTTGCCCAGATTTCCTATATCGTATGCTGGTCCGTAATTATGTGTCTCTACATGTGGGGTATGTTCAGGCTTAACTTTGCCGAGATGATCTGTTTTATCGCCACCTGTGCCATGGCTAATGGAATATTCTACGCGGTTTTTCTCACAGGCCTAAACAGAAAATTCGCCGAACCAAGCCTTACAATCCCTCAGATTGTAGTTGCCACCATCTTTATTATGCTGACAATCTACTTCACCAACTCTCAGCGTGGCATTCTACTCATTATGTACTTCATTGCCCTTATTTTCGGAGTATTTCAGCTCAGCCGACGGCAGTTTCTGCTTCTATCTCTCTTTGCGCTGTCCAGCTATGCCATTGTTATAACAGCACTATTACAGCGCCACCCTGATGTAATAGACATCAAGGTTGAGGTGTTGCAGCTTCTGGTTCTTGCCGTGGTTTTGGTCTGGTTTTCTTTAGTCGGCGGTTACATAAGCGAGATGAGGTCCAGACTATACCGCATGCATAAGAATCTCCAGCAGGCTTACCAGAAAATTGAAGAGCTGGCCCTGCACGATGAGCTTACCGGTATTTATAACCGCAGAGCAATACTGGGTTACCTTAAAGAGGAAATAGAAAGAGCCTCTCGCTATGACATCCCCCTGTCGGTTTCTCTGGCCGACATCGACCATTTTAAATCCATCAACGACACATACGGACATCTCGTGGGCGATAAAATCCTCCGCGAGCTTGCTGCCCACATCAAAGGTTGCATAAGGAGCACTGACAGGGTAGGGCGCTACGGGGGCGAAGAATTTCTCATTATTTTGCCTCACACCCCAATTTCCAGGGCCCTTTCATGCATGGAAAGATGCAGATCGGACATAGAAGGAAGCCTCTTTGAGGGCCTCAGAATAACGGTTTCCTTCGGGATTGCCGCTTTACGGCCGGAAGACGATTTAGATTCCCTTCTTTCCCGCGCCGATAAAGCGCTTTACGAGGCCAAGAACAGAGGTCGAAACCGGGTTTGTCATGAGTAG
- a CDS encoding gamma carbonic anhydrase family protein, with product MEGLLAYKDKFPQLGENVYIAPGAWVIGDVVLGNHTSVWFHTVIRGDVHFIRVGDETNIQDHSTLHVTTDRFPLNIGSRVTIGHRAVVHGCTIEDECLIGMGAVIMDGAYIESHCVIAGGAVVTPGTRVPAGSLVTGVPAKVQRKLEDREIEWIVHTAKHYVRLAAEYMKPRYFEKDRPVRGFLR from the coding sequence ATGGAAGGTCTTCTGGCCTACAAAGACAAGTTTCCTCAATTGGGCGAAAACGTTTACATCGCACCGGGCGCCTGGGTTATAGGTGATGTTGTTCTGGGGAACCATACGAGCGTCTGGTTTCACACGGTAATAAGAGGAGACGTCCACTTCATCAGGGTGGGTGATGAAACGAACATACAGGATCACTCCACACTCCATGTAACAACCGACAGATTTCCGCTGAACATCGGCAGTCGGGTTACCATAGGACATCGGGCCGTGGTACACGGATGCACCATCGAAGACGAGTGCTTGATAGGGATGGGCGCTGTCATAATGGACGGAGCCTATATTGAAAGTCACTGCGTAATTGCTGGAGGAGCGGTGGTGACCCCGGGTACAAGGGTCCCGGCCGGATCGCTCGTGACAGGGGTTCCGGCAAAGGTGCAGAGAAAGCTCGAGGACCGGGAAATAGAATGGATTGTCCACACGGCAAAACATTATGTCAGGCTGGCCGCCGAGTACATGAAGCCGAGATACTTTGAAAAGGATAGGCCTGTTAGAGGTTTTCTTCGCTAG
- a CDS encoding solute carrier family 23 protein: MSKWMVKRPNGQEPPFIPLWKFKMRFPFIHYRWEWADYIQGLVMCAVCLSIIPVLQDVLGMPFEVALAIVILNGFLYLFHAWLGDPVVPGWVTPAIPLLIAYVSSYPEGPQRMHALIAFELTLGLWCIFLGVTGLSRKVISSIPRSIKAGVVLGAGIAAIQLIFKQPGGKFWSMPITISVCALVALFMMYNPTFKNLSQKYLPFKILGNLGILPAIVMAIIVAPIVGEAGFELEWGISRPDFATLWSDWVPWGSLGWPSLSMYLSSIPLVLAAYIVIFGDAVQCQAIIRDADPYRPDEPVDYNPDRAHLIVGIRNSLMSVLGPDISMCGPIWAAMTVVTYERWKKGRDSMDSILGGVGAFRFGTFTGYWLLPIVSITRPILPAALALTMIIQGFVSVYVGVREAGSLKDLGIAGLVAGVLICKGAAWAFGAGIIATFIVYGANFFRGDVESPPLWADRVR; encoded by the coding sequence ATGTCAAAGTGGATGGTTAAAAGGCCTAACGGTCAGGAACCACCCTTTATCCCTCTGTGGAAGTTTAAGATGCGTTTCCCTTTCATTCATTACCGATGGGAATGGGCCGATTACATTCAGGGCTTGGTAATGTGCGCCGTCTGCCTGTCCATCATACCCGTGCTTCAGGATGTTTTGGGAATGCCCTTTGAGGTCGCACTCGCTATAGTGATCCTGAATGGCTTTCTCTACCTTTTTCATGCATGGCTCGGTGACCCTGTGGTTCCGGGCTGGGTAACTCCTGCAATTCCTCTGCTAATAGCCTACGTCAGCAGTTATCCAGAAGGTCCGCAACGAATGCATGCACTTATAGCTTTTGAATTGACACTCGGCCTTTGGTGCATCTTTCTGGGTGTAACCGGATTATCCCGGAAAGTCATAAGCTCTATTCCCAGATCCATAAAGGCTGGCGTCGTACTGGGAGCGGGTATTGCGGCAATTCAGCTGATTTTCAAGCAACCCGGCGGAAAGTTCTGGTCCATGCCCATTACCATCAGTGTGTGTGCTCTTGTGGCTCTTTTTATGATGTACAACCCTACCTTTAAAAACCTTTCACAAAAATATTTACCCTTTAAGATACTCGGAAACCTGGGCATACTTCCCGCCATTGTCATGGCAATAATAGTTGCGCCCATAGTCGGTGAAGCGGGCTTCGAACTTGAATGGGGAATAAGCCGTCCGGATTTCGCAACCCTCTGGAGTGACTGGGTTCCCTGGGGCAGTCTTGGTTGGCCTTCCCTTTCCATGTACCTCAGTTCGATTCCTCTGGTTCTCGCAGCCTACATTGTTATTTTCGGAGACGCCGTGCAATGTCAGGCAATCATACGGGACGCAGACCCGTATCGTCCCGATGAACCGGTAGATTATAACCCCGATCGTGCCCACCTAATTGTAGGAATCAGGAATTCCTTGATGTCGGTTTTAGGGCCCGACATTTCCATGTGCGGACCAATCTGGGCGGCAATGACGGTCGTAACCTACGAGCGATGGAAGAAAGGACGTGATTCAATGGATTCAATACTGGGCGGGGTAGGAGCATTCAGATTCGGAACTTTTACCGGATACTGGCTATTGCCGATAGTTAGTATTACTCGGCCTATTCTTCCCGCCGCGCTGGCACTCACGATGATAATACAGGGGTTCGTATCGGTCTATGTCGGTGTTAGAGAAGCCGGATCGCTTAAAGATCTCGGCATTGCCGGATTGGTTGCCGGAGTTTTGATATGTAAAGGAGCAGCCTGGGCCTTCGGAGCCGGCATCATTGCAACTTTTATCGTTTACGGTGCAAATTTCTTTAGAGGCGACGTCGAATCCCCGCCGCTCTGGGCAGATAGAGTAAGGTAG
- a CDS encoding 4-hydroxyphenylacetate 3-hydroxylase family protein: MALKTAEEYLESLSKLRPVVYLFGQKVESVLDHPIIRPSINSVARTYELAHDPLHRDLMTARSNITGEIVNRFTHLHQSTEDLIKKVKMLRLLGQKTGSCFQRCVGMDAINAVDSVTFEMDQELGTEYHKRFRSYLRYVQENDLTVDGAMTDPKGNRSLRPSQQADPDLYLHVVEKKSNGIVVRGAKAHQTGALSSHEILVMPTIAMREDDADYAVSFAVPADTEGIIYVYGRQSCDTRKLEGGCIDVGNARYGGHEALVIFDNVFVPWERVFMCGEYSYAGLLVERFAGYHRQSYGGCKVGVGDVLIGAAALIAEFNGVEKASHIREKIIEMIHLNETLYACGIACSSQGYPTTSGTYLIDLLLANVCKQNVTRFPYEIARLAEDIAGGLLVTAPSEKDLFHPEIGPYVQKYLKGVEGVPTEHRLRVLRLIEGLTLGTHAVGYRTESMHGAGSPQAQRIMISRQANLEHKKALARFLAGIDEEKI; the protein is encoded by the coding sequence ATGGCATTAAAAACTGCGGAAGAATACCTTGAGAGTTTATCAAAGCTCAGGCCGGTAGTTTATCTCTTCGGCCAGAAGGTTGAAAGCGTGCTCGATCACCCCATCATCCGACCTTCCATTAACTCAGTTGCCAGAACCTACGAACTGGCCCACGATCCCTTACACCGTGATCTCATGACCGCACGGTCGAATATCACGGGAGAGATCGTAAACCGCTTCACCCATCTCCATCAGAGCACCGAAGATCTTATAAAGAAGGTCAAAATGCTGCGGCTCCTGGGGCAAAAAACGGGATCCTGCTTCCAGAGGTGTGTCGGAATGGACGCCATCAATGCCGTTGATTCGGTAACCTTCGAGATGGATCAGGAACTGGGTACCGAATATCACAAAAGATTTCGCAGTTACCTCCGCTACGTGCAGGAAAACGATCTCACCGTTGACGGAGCCATGACCGATCCTAAAGGCAACCGGAGTTTAAGGCCCAGTCAGCAGGCCGATCCGGATCTCTACTTACACGTGGTTGAAAAGAAGTCGAACGGAATCGTCGTGCGAGGAGCCAAGGCCCACCAGACGGGAGCTCTGAGCTCTCACGAAATCCTCGTCATGCCAACCATAGCAATGCGTGAAGATGATGCCGACTATGCCGTATCCTTTGCAGTTCCGGCCGATACCGAAGGAATCATTTATGTCTACGGAAGGCAGAGTTGTGACACCAGGAAACTGGAAGGCGGGTGCATAGATGTCGGCAATGCCCGATACGGCGGTCACGAAGCGCTGGTTATCTTCGACAACGTCTTCGTACCCTGGGAGCGAGTGTTCATGTGCGGCGAATATTCCTACGCCGGGCTGCTGGTGGAGCGATTTGCAGGTTATCACCGACAGAGCTACGGGGGCTGCAAGGTTGGAGTCGGGGACGTGCTGATAGGAGCAGCCGCTTTGATAGCTGAATTCAACGGAGTGGAAAAGGCATCTCACATTCGGGAGAAGATCATCGAAATGATTCACCTGAACGAAACTCTCTACGCCTGTGGCATCGCATGCTCATCTCAAGGCTACCCAACAACATCCGGAACGTACCTCATAGACCTGCTCCTTGCCAATGTGTGCAAACAGAACGTCACCAGATTCCCCTACGAAATTGCCAGACTGGCGGAAGACATTGCGGGAGGACTCCTTGTGACCGCACCATCCGAAAAAGACCTCTTTCACCCGGAAATCGGGCCCTATGTGCAGAAGTATCTGAAGGGAGTGGAAGGTGTGCCCACGGAACACAGGTTAAGGGTACTTCGGCTGATCGAAGGCCTGACCCTGGGAACCCATGCGGTCGGTTACCGCACGGAGTCAATGCACGGCGCAGGTTCCCCTCAAGCACAGCGTATCATGATTTCCAGACAGGCCAATCTCGAACATAAAAAAGCCCTCGCCCGATTCCTCGCCGGAATTGACGAGGAGAAGATTTGA
- a CDS encoding hybrid sensor histidine kinase/response regulator, which produces MARGRGSFSRDVQGLYREVAESIDDVFILTDEQGGIIEVLGRPEGIFGRSLDDIRMVGNIGLLLGKNPSVEVRECWSNDAEHEVTDMSGAKRTVVVSAKRVSFGNGMILYRFRDRTRERLLEDKLSTALAQLSIYMRAPVVITLVDRDGRLISINSFGADRAGKTLQQLIGAKPGEYLRCPHHLTAPDGCGSGEACRNCVLRRLIRDTFESKKGVKNYEVRFCCVAEEGASENFFLISTAYMKDNGGEGVLLCLVDITDYVKKKSAFLEALRESEHRYRQLFNNPFTGIALYRPVDNGGDFVFVDFNETAEKLTGKSRSEVLGRRVTELFPGIADMGLLGVFRKVHETGEARYFPPSLYIHPTGERRWYENYVYKLTSGEIVALFVDCTPQKLMEEEKEKLTAQLYQAEKMESIGRFAGSIAHDFNNMLNVILGYGEMILHGLGKSDPLREMAQKLVDAAKRSAGLTEKLMTFSRKRPVERQVIDINDLILGMEDMLRRLIGEQIELELNLSPSPALVCADPNQMEQVVMNLAVNACDAMPQGGKLLIETAQVVLDEEYAQKHYGTRPGSYVMLAVTDTGCGMSREMLDRIFEPFFTTKEKGTGLGLSTVYGIVKGSGGNIWVYSEPGRGTTFKIYLPQAEKADRPKLLRAECRSTEFCKDVSGKHILVVEDEDLLRKFLEEVLNRIGCKVTVAADPKEAISLVEEKGLRPDLLLTDLIMPRMNGKELAYYLKSIQPNLKVIYMSGYTDNSVSNYGMAEFDEGFLQKPFTVEELALKIREAFV; this is translated from the coding sequence ATGGCAAGAGGGAGGGGAAGTTTTTCCAGAGATGTGCAGGGGCTCTATCGTGAAGTCGCGGAAAGCATCGACGATGTTTTTATCCTTACAGACGAACAAGGCGGTATAATTGAAGTACTCGGCAGGCCGGAAGGCATATTCGGCAGATCTCTCGACGATATCAGGATGGTGGGGAACATTGGGCTGTTGTTGGGAAAAAATCCGTCGGTGGAGGTGCGGGAATGCTGGAGCAACGACGCTGAACATGAAGTTACGGATATGTCGGGAGCAAAGCGTACCGTGGTCGTTTCGGCAAAAAGGGTTTCTTTCGGCAATGGGATGATTCTCTACAGATTCCGTGACCGCACCCGGGAAAGGCTTCTTGAAGATAAGCTTTCCACGGCGCTGGCTCAACTTAGCATCTACATGCGGGCACCCGTTGTTATAACTCTGGTTGATCGAGACGGGAGGCTGATCTCAATAAATAGTTTCGGCGCCGATCGTGCAGGCAAAACGCTTCAGCAACTAATAGGCGCAAAACCGGGTGAGTATCTTAGGTGTCCTCACCATTTAACAGCTCCCGACGGATGTGGCTCGGGCGAGGCCTGCAGGAACTGCGTGTTGCGTCGGCTCATCCGAGATACCTTCGAGAGCAAAAAGGGCGTGAAGAATTATGAGGTTCGATTCTGTTGCGTTGCCGAAGAAGGCGCCTCGGAAAACTTTTTCCTGATTTCTACGGCCTATATGAAAGATAACGGCGGGGAAGGGGTGCTTTTGTGTCTTGTGGACATAACGGATTATGTGAAAAAGAAGAGTGCCTTTCTGGAGGCGCTAAGAGAAAGCGAGCACAGGTACAGGCAATTATTCAACAATCCTTTTACGGGAATAGCCCTGTACAGACCTGTTGATAACGGAGGCGATTTTGTTTTTGTGGACTTTAACGAGACGGCCGAAAAGCTGACGGGAAAGAGCAGGTCGGAGGTGTTAGGCCGCAGGGTAACCGAACTCTTTCCGGGTATCGCGGATATGGGGCTTCTGGGGGTTTTTCGTAAGGTTCACGAGACAGGCGAGGCCCGTTACTTCCCTCCCAGCCTTTACATTCATCCCACAGGGGAAAGAAGATGGTACGAGAATTATGTTTATAAACTTACTTCCGGTGAAATTGTCGCCTTATTTGTGGACTGTACCCCGCAGAAGCTGATGGAAGAAGAAAAGGAAAAGTTAACAGCCCAGCTTTATCAAGCAGAAAAAATGGAATCCATAGGAAGGTTTGCCGGAAGTATAGCTCACGATTTCAACAACATGCTGAACGTCATCCTGGGATACGGAGAAATGATTCTTCATGGGCTTGGCAAATCGGATCCTTTGAGGGAAATGGCTCAAAAACTCGTAGATGCTGCAAAGCGCTCGGCCGGGCTTACGGAAAAATTGATGACCTTCAGCAGGAAACGGCCGGTCGAGCGTCAGGTTATTGATATAAACGATCTGATTCTGGGAATGGAGGACATGCTCCGGCGGCTTATCGGCGAGCAGATCGAACTCGAGCTCAACCTTTCGCCTTCTCCGGCACTGGTCTGTGCCGATCCCAATCAGATGGAGCAGGTTGTTATGAACCTGGCTGTCAATGCCTGTGACGCCATGCCTCAGGGCGGCAAACTTCTTATTGAGACCGCCCAGGTGGTACTGGACGAAGAATATGCGCAAAAGCATTACGGCACCAGACCGGGCAGTTACGTGATGCTTGCGGTTACGGACACCGGATGCGGCATGAGCCGCGAGATGCTCGATCGAATCTTCGAGCCTTTTTTCACCACGAAAGAAAAGGGAACCGGACTCGGACTGTCAACGGTTTACGGTATAGTAAAAGGATCCGGCGGAAATATATGGGTTTATTCCGAACCGGGCCGTGGGACGACCTTTAAGATATATCTGCCACAGGCGGAAAAGGCCGATCGGCCGAAACTTCTTCGAGCCGAGTGCAGAAGCACAGAATTTTGCAAAGATGTTTCCGGAAAACACATTCTGGTCGTAGAGGACGAAGATTTATTGCGGAAATTTCTTGAAGAGGTCTTGAACAGGATTGGCTGTAAGGTAACCGTGGCGGCAGACCCGAAAGAGGCAATATCGCTTGTGGAAGAAAAGGGACTGAGGCCCGATCTGCTTCTGACGGATCTGATAATGCCGCGCATGAACGGCAAGGAGCTCGCCTATTATCTGAAGAGCATTCAACCGAACCTTAAGGTGATTTACATGTCCGGCTATACGGATAATTCTGTTTCCAATTACGGGATGGCCGAGTTTGACGAAGGGTTCCTGCAGAAACCATTTACAGTCGAGGAATTGGCGCTGAAAATTCGGGAGGCTTTTGTTTAG
- a CDS encoding sigma-54 interaction domain-containing protein — MDVLVAEVHDRLHGFIGWFLETHFFIIVSRKNLISGVIVKDSVKKFRNAATISSGVALYITDGNAITLGTNRAYERLTGLQTSDLVGKHMRELVEEGFFDRSVSLLVLDKGDRETISQSIIPTGRQVIVTGNPVFTKDGKLSLIVTTVEGLKEGSYERASSEHFTMPLLSGTGTIVAASQLMREVIERALLAAGFDSTVLIVGETGVGKEVVARLIHERSARKSGPFVRVNLAAIPRELFEAEMFGYRPGAFTGASRYGKEGLIVSAEGGTVFLDEVGELPADLQVKLLRVLQEKEVLPVGATEARKVDVRFIAATNRPLDEMVERGDFRMDLYFRLNVLRIDIPPLRDRPRDVAILAQHFLQELRMRYNIDKALSPDAVRVMLGYSWPGNVRELQNLIERLCILTRERVISAQDVMRELGSGADEDSEPRVFSFQQAVEEFEKKLIKQALHQSGGNLEKAAHCLGMHRTTLWRKLKKYGLMGNCPSEENL; from the coding sequence ATGGATGTCCTTGTTGCAGAAGTGCACGATCGACTCCATGGTTTTATTGGATGGTTTTTAGAAACCCATTTTTTTATTATAGTAAGTCGGAAAAACCTGATTTCCGGAGTTATCGTGAAGGACAGCGTGAAAAAATTCCGAAACGCCGCAACCATAAGCTCAGGTGTTGCCCTTTACATTACCGACGGTAATGCAATAACTCTCGGCACTAACAGGGCTTATGAGCGGCTCACGGGCCTTCAGACATCAGACCTCGTTGGTAAACACATGCGAGAACTCGTTGAAGAGGGCTTTTTTGACCGTTCCGTAAGCCTTCTTGTTCTCGATAAGGGGGATCGTGAGACCATTTCCCAGAGTATCATCCCGACCGGTAGGCAGGTCATCGTAACGGGCAATCCGGTTTTCACAAAAGATGGTAAGCTTTCTCTTATCGTCACAACCGTCGAGGGACTTAAAGAAGGGTCTTATGAAAGGGCCTCTTCAGAGCATTTTACCATGCCTCTTCTTTCGGGAACGGGAACAATAGTCGCCGCAAGTCAGCTCATGAGAGAAGTGATCGAAAGGGCTCTTCTGGCGGCTGGGTTTGATTCCACCGTTCTTATCGTGGGAGAAACGGGCGTTGGAAAAGAAGTCGTGGCAAGACTAATTCACGAAAGAAGTGCCCGTAAATCCGGGCCTTTTGTAAGGGTGAATCTGGCGGCCATTCCTCGAGAACTCTTCGAGGCCGAAATGTTTGGTTACAGGCCCGGTGCATTTACCGGAGCAAGCAGGTACGGAAAGGAAGGGCTGATAGTATCTGCGGAGGGGGGTACCGTTTTCCTGGACGAAGTGGGAGAACTGCCGGCGGATCTACAGGTCAAGTTGTTGAGAGTTCTTCAGGAAAAGGAGGTGCTTCCGGTCGGTGCCACTGAGGCAAGGAAGGTGGATGTCCGTTTCATTGCCGCAACAAACCGTCCCCTCGATGAAATGGTGGAAAGAGGCGACTTCAGAATGGATCTCTACTTCAGGCTTAACGTACTCCGGATTGATATACCTCCTTTGAGAGATCGTCCCCGTGATGTGGCAATTCTGGCCCAGCATTTTCTGCAGGAACTCAGGATGCGTTACAACATCGATAAGGCTCTATCGCCGGATGCAGTCCGGGTTATGCTGGGTTACAGCTGGCCCGGCAATGTCCGTGAACTTCAGAACCTTATAGAAAGGCTCTGTATTTTGACCCGGGAAAGGGTTATCTCGGCTCAGGACGTCATGCGGGAGTTGGGCTCTGGAGCCGATGAGGACTCAGAACCCCGGGTGTTCTCTTTCCAGCAGGCCGTTGAAGAATTTGAGAAAAAGCTCATAAAGCAGGCGTTACATCAATCGGGCGGTAACCTCGAAAAGGCTGCACACTGTCTCGGAATGCACAGAACCACCCTCTGGCGAAAGCTCAAAAAATACGGCCTTATGGGGAACTGCCCTAGCGAAGAAAACCTCTAA
- a CDS encoding acetyl-CoA hydrolase/transferase family protein, translating to MQKWKEEYKKKLKTPDEAVTAIKSGDRVVLAHACGEPQVLVKALVDRAPELEDVEIVHMVAMGKAEYCKPGMEKHFRHNSLFVGATTREAVQQGRADYTPCFFSEIPRLFREGYLPVDVALIQVSPPDRHGFVSLGISVDYTKAAAECAKTVIAQVNPLMPRTYGESFLHISQIDILVEYEEPLIELPRPSIGDVERRIGEFVAELIDDGATLQLGIGAIPDAVLSFLKDKKDLGIHTEMFSDGVVELYEAGVITNMAKSINRGKMVATFLMGTSKLYEFVDSNPAVSMHPVDYTNDPCIIGQHEKMISINSALQVDLLGQVCADTIGFRQYSGVGGQVDFVRGASRSKGGKSIIAMPSTAAKGTVSRIVPFIDKGAAVTTSRNDVHYVVTEYGIAELRGKSVRKRAEVLISVAHPDFRNELRRVWMSNF from the coding sequence ATGCAGAAGTGGAAAGAAGAATACAAAAAGAAACTCAAAACCCCGGATGAGGCCGTCACTGCGATAAAATCGGGAGATCGCGTCGTCCTGGCCCATGCCTGCGGGGAACCTCAGGTTCTGGTGAAGGCCCTGGTCGACAGAGCACCGGAACTCGAAGATGTTGAAATAGTTCATATGGTCGCCATGGGAAAGGCGGAATACTGTAAGCCGGGAATGGAGAAGCACTTTCGCCACAACTCCCTTTTTGTAGGAGCAACCACAAGGGAGGCCGTCCAGCAAGGGCGGGCAGATTACACACCCTGTTTCTTTTCTGAAATTCCAAGACTTTTCAGAGAGGGCTATCTACCCGTTGATGTGGCTCTCATTCAGGTATCTCCTCCCGACAGGCACGGCTTCGTAAGCCTCGGCATCTCTGTTGATTACACCAAGGCTGCGGCAGAATGCGCCAAAACCGTGATCGCCCAGGTTAACCCCCTCATGCCCCGTACGTACGGAGAATCCTTCCTCCACATTTCACAAATAGACATACTGGTTGAATACGAGGAACCGCTTATCGAATTGCCCCGGCCTTCAATAGGCGATGTGGAACGGAGGATTGGAGAATTCGTGGCAGAACTGATTGATGACGGCGCAACCCTGCAACTGGGCATCGGTGCAATTCCCGACGCCGTCCTTTCATTCTTGAAAGACAAGAAAGACCTGGGAATTCACACAGAAATGTTTTCAGACGGCGTCGTGGAACTCTACGAAGCCGGCGTGATAACGAACATGGCCAAGTCGATCAACAGAGGCAAGATGGTTGCAACCTTTCTCATGGGCACATCGAAGCTTTACGAATTTGTTGACAGCAACCCTGCGGTATCCATGCATCCTGTGGATTACACAAATGACCCCTGCATCATAGGGCAGCATGAAAAGATGATATCGATAAATTCGGCCCTTCAGGTTGACCTGCTGGGGCAGGTCTGTGCCGACACCATAGGATTTCGTCAGTACAGCGGCGTAGGGGGGCAGGTTGATTTTGTCAGAGGAGCGTCAAGATCTAAAGGTGGAAAATCCATAATAGCCATGCCTTCAACGGCGGCAAAAGGCACCGTCTCCCGCATAGTGCCCTTCATAGATAAGGGAGCTGCAGTGACGACGTCACGAAATGACGTTCATTATGTGGTTACGGAATACGGCATTGCAGAGCTCAGAGGCAAAAGCGTCCGCAAGCGGGCCGAAGTCCTCATATCGGTTGCACACCCCGATTTCAGAAACGAGTTAAGGCGTGTGTGGATGAGTAATTTTTGA